From a region of the Nonlabens dokdonensis DSW-6 genome:
- the rplX gene encoding 50S ribosomal protein L24 → MKKFKIRTGDTVRVIAGAHKGAEGKVSKVLLSKDRVIVEGVNMVSKHEKPSATNPQGGIKEKEASLHVSNLSLIDGNGKSTKVGFTTKDGKNVRVAKTTKEVI, encoded by the coding sequence ATGAAGAAGTTTAAGATAAGAACAGGAGATACCGTTAGGGTTATTGCTGGTGCGCATAAAGGAGCTGAAGGAAAGGTTTCAAAGGTTTTATTGTCTAAAGACAGAGTTATAGTTGAAGGTGTCAATATGGTATCTAAACACGAAAAACCAAGTGCTACAAATCCTCAAGGTGGAATTAAGGAAAAAGAGGCGTCTTTACATGTTTCAAATTTGTCGTTGATTGACGGAAATGGAAAGTCCACAAAAGTAGGTTTTACTACAAAGGATGGTAAGAATGTAAGAGTAGCCAAAACAACTAAAGAAGTTATATAA